The following nucleotide sequence is from bacterium.
GCAGGGCGGGCCGGCGGCGGGCGACAATTCCGGGGGAGGGGGGCGCTGAAGTATTGGTTGCGTTCGGAAAAAAGAAGCAAAAACAGAAGGCGCAGCCGGAAGAGCCGCTGCCCGGAGCGGGGGAGCATGCGCCCTCGGACGACGATTCGACCGATCCGCTTCTGAAAAGTCCGGGCGCTGCAGCGGCCGACGGATGGGAGCTGGTCGCCGGATCAACGGCGGGGCGCGTGGAGCGCAGATTGGTGGACGGCGAATGGACATTCCGCTGGGTTGCAAGCGCTCTGCCCGAAGAGACGATGGCGGCGCTGAAAGGCAATTTGATTGAAGTCGACTCGCGCGTTTTTCCGGTTGGCGAATACACCGAAGCGGACGGCGCGTTCGCGGTCGTGCTTTCGGAGCCAGTCGTACCGCTTCGATCGTTTCTGGAATCTCACGACCTGCGGCCGTCGGAAGTGCTTCAAGCCGTCGCGGATCTTTCGCACGGCTTTAGCAAGCTCGCCGCCGCAGGGCTTGCGCCGGTGGCGCTGGATACTGCGAGGCTTTACGCAACTCTTGAATCGTTCGGAGTGGCGCGAAACGGCGCGGGCTTCCGCATCGCGTTCGCGAACTTCCACGAGCTCGCGCCGCTGCCGGAAAATTTCACAACAAACGCGCTCGCGTTGCAGGCGATCGAAATCGCATCCATGCTGCTCGACCGGGAGTGGACAGCTCCTTGGCACCAGGAGGCCGCGTCCGAGATTTTGTCGGCGATTGTCGCGTTGCGCGAAACCGCCGTGGAAATCGGGCTTGAAGCGATCCCGGCGAAGCTTGCTTCCCTGCTGCCGCAAATCCGCGGATGCGTCATGACCGACGTCGGACGCGTGCGCTCCAACAACGAGGATGCCGCCGTACTTTCGGTCGAGAACTCGACGCGCGGAGGGGGCAGCCCATGCACGGCGCTCGGATTCGTCGCGGACGGAATGGGCGGGCATGCCGCGGGCGAAATCGCAAGCGCGCTGGCTCTGTCCGCCGCGACGCGAACGTTGGCGGACTGGCGTGAAAGCGCCGCCGCCGGCGACAAAGTGATCGCGCAGCACATCGCACGCGCGTACGCGCGCGCGGAAACCGCTATCGCGCGCGACTGCGAGCTGCACCCCGAGCGCAGCGGAATGGGCACGACGCTTACCGGCGCTCTCGTCCTATCGCCCTGCCCGCCGCCCGATCCCTCGGCGCGCTCCGCCGCGCCCGCGTTCGATATAGCGCGCGCGTGGATCGCGAATCTGGGCGACTCGCGCACCTACCTCGTTTCCGGCCGCTCGCTCGTCCGGATTTCGCACGATCATTCATACGTCCAGTCCCTTCTGGACGCGGGTGAAATAAGCGAAGAAGAGGCGTTCCATCATCCGGCCAGGAACGTCATCTCGAAGTGCCTCGGAGGCAACAGCCAGGAGCAGCCCCGGCCGGACGTTGCGCCGCTCGCCTGCGGCCCGGGCGACGTGCTCCTTTCGGCCAGCGACGGGTTGACCGATCTTCTCACCGATTCCGAAATATTCGCAATTCTTGAGGAATCCTGGGATGCGGGCGCCAATCCGCTCGAATCCGCGGCGCGTGCACTCATCGACGCCGCGAACGCCCGCGGCGGAAAGGACAACATCACAATCGTCCTTATCGCGCTTTAGCCGGCATGCGCGTGAATTTCGCGGTTTCGATTCTACATTGGTGCAAACCGCGGCCGATGTTGTTACACTTTCATCGTGGCCGAACCCGACAACAAGCATCATGGCGGACCCTTCGCCTGGAGCATGACGATAGCCGGTTTCGCTCTCGTGGCCGGACTGGTCTTTTTCGAGGCGTACCGGGTGCTCTCCGGA
It contains:
- a CDS encoding serine/threonine-protein phosphatase, with translation MVAFGKKKQKQKAQPEEPLPGAGEHAPSDDDSTDPLLKSPGAAAADGWELVAGSTAGRVERRLVDGEWTFRWVASALPEETMAALKGNLIEVDSRVFPVGEYTEADGAFAVVLSEPVVPLRSFLESHDLRPSEVLQAVADLSHGFSKLAAAGLAPVALDTARLYATLESFGVARNGAGFRIAFANFHELAPLPENFTTNALALQAIEIASMLLDREWTAPWHQEAASEILSAIVALRETAVEIGLEAIPAKLASLLPQIRGCVMTDVGRVRSNNEDAAVLSVENSTRGGGSPCTALGFVADGMGGHAAGEIASALALSAATRTLADWRESAAAGDKVIAQHIARAYARAETAIARDCELHPERSGMGTTLTGALVLSPCPPPDPSARSAAPAFDIARAWIANLGDSRTYLVSGRSLVRISHDHSYVQSLLDAGEISEEEAFHHPARNVISKCLGGNSQEQPRPDVAPLACGPGDVLLSASDGLTDLLTDSEIFAILEESWDAGANPLESAARALIDAANARGGKDNITIVLIAL